The Pseudomonas sp. IAC-BECa141 genome contains the following window.
CAGCAATGCTTCATAGGCCGGCGATGCGGTGTCAGAGGCAAGATCAGCATTCGCCAGAACCCCGCCCGGCAGCAGACGACGGGCAATCTCATGGAAAAAGTCGATACGGGCCTGGGGCTCGAGCAAAAACTGCGATACCAGAAAACAGGTCGCACCGTCGTAACCGGATTCATCCGTCAGCGTATCGAGATAGCCTTCATGAAACCGGCAACGGGCGAGAAAACCGCCCTCTTTCGCTCGCTGACGGCACACGTCGAGCATGGCGCCCGAAGGGTCGACTGCGGTGAATTCCCAGCCGGGAAACTGCTGCGCCAGATGCGCCATTTCCACACCGGTGCCCACGCCGACGCAGAGTATCCGGGCATTCGCCGGCAGGCCCGCGAACACGGAATCCAGCAGTAAATACAGGGCATCACGCAAGGGCGCCATGCCGCTCCACTGTTTGTCGTATACAGCTGACTGCTGGTCGAACAAGGCCTTGAGTGCTTGATTGTCCATGGAAACCTTCCTCTGCATCGTGATCAAGTGCACCGCGCAGATCGCGGTGCACATTCCATTATTGCAGGGCTGTCAAGCCCCCCGGCTGAGCAGCCCTGAACGCAGGGTGGCTCAGCCTTTTTCGTCAATACCTGCCGGGAGTGACTGACTGTCCAGATGACCGCTAAGCGTCACCGGGCCGACTTTCAGGTTGCCGTTTTCAAGAGAAACCTTCGGTGCGTTTTCTTCGGTTTTGTGTGGCAGGTCAAGGCCAGCTTTCACACCGTAGTCGAGATTGCTCAAGTCGGTGCTGCTGACCTTCGAATCGCCCAGATCGACCTTGCCTTCGGTGGCAGAAATCCGCGCGCCGGTCAGCTGCGTAGCGCCACCGACAGTGAGGTTCACACCCTGGCTACCGCTAATACCGGAAGCCTGTTTGACGCTGTCCTTGTGCGCGTATTCGCCTTCGACTTTCAGCGTTGGCTTGTAGTCGGTGCCCGCGAGTTTTCCGTTGTCGTCGGCTGGAGTCTTTTTGGCGGTCAGGCCCAGATCCACATCAACCTTGGCATGATTGCTGGAGTCCTGACGGCTTTCGAGCGACAGATCACCGACCACTTTGCCACTGACGTTGCGCGCATCGATCCGCGCACCGTTCAGGCTCGTGTCGCCCGCGCTGTTCAGCACCACCGTGTCCGCCTTGATCTGACCGTTCTGCTGGGTGGTGCCTTGCAGGTAATCCACGCCGACTTTGGCTCCGGCATTGAAGCCGTGGTCGCTGCTGACTTTTTCATCGGCGGCGGTTGGTGTGCTTTGGCTCAGATTGCCGCCGGCGCTCAACGCCACATTCCAGTTGTTGCGGTGGTCGGTGGACTGCGCGGATTCCTGAACGAAGCCGCCCTTCTGCGCGTCGATGCTGACGTTTGGCGAAGTGACCTGAGTGCCTTGCAAGTGCACCGAATCACCGCTCAGCGCGATGCCGTTCTGGCTGTTGAGCTGACCACCATTGAGAGTCTGGGTGTTCTCGTTGACCCGGCCGATGTTGAAGTTGCCGCTGAGGTTGCCGCCCTGATCGTGGCTCTTCTCGCTGCTGCTCTTGCTGCCGCCCGCCTTCAGCCCACCGCCAAGATTGCTGCCGTTGGCGACGTGGGTGTCGGTGGCCGCTTGCAGATCGAGCTTGCCGCCGGCCTTCAGGTCGATAGCGCCAGCGCTGTCGATCCTGGTGCCTTGTTGCACCTGATTGCCACCGCTGCTCAGTTGCACCGGGCCGTTGCCGCTGAGGCTGGCGACGTGCGCCTGGCTGTCGGTGGTCTGGTTGCCTTGGTGATCGAGCTGGAACCCGGCGCCAAAATCGACGTTGGTGCCGTCGGTGCCCGGCAAGGTGCCGACGGTCAGCGAGCCATTGCCACGCAGGCTGGCGCTGTCGCTGCTCTGACGGTCATTGGCCTGATTCAGGGCCAGATCACCGCCGGTCTTGACGCTGACACCACCCTGCCCGCCATCGAAACGACTGCCTTCGAACTGTGCATCGCCGCCGACATTGATGTGCACGCCCTGATTGCCAGCGTAACCGCCGACTACTGCGGTGGTGCTGTTCTTGCTCGACTGGCTGCTGCCACCCGCACCGCTGCCGGCCACGTTCACGTCTTCACCGGTCTTGGTGTAGACGCGCACATCGACCTTGGCATCCACCTCGTTGTCGGTGCTGCTGCGGGTGTTGCTGGCCGCGTCGGCCACCAGTTTATCGGCGCTGATGTTTACTTTGCCGGCGCTGGCGTTGTACTGCGAGCCCTGGTCGTGCAGCGTGCCGCCGACCTTCACATCCACGGTCTGGCCGTCGAACCGGCTGACCACGGCGTTGCTGCTCTGCCCGGTTTTATCGGCGCTGGCGTGACCGATTGCCAGGTCGATACCGACGTTCGGCTGACCGAGATTGGCCAGTGCGTCCTTGTCCGGCACCTTGCCGTCGAGCACGTCTTTCACGGCGCCGGCAATCGGCCGGGCGATGTCTTTGTACTCGACGTTGGCGCCGATGTCCGCCGACCAGTTGCTCTCTTTGTGGGTGCTGCTCGCGGTGTTGTGGGCGACACGGTTGTCGACTTCGTTAGCGGCGACGTTCAGACCGTTGCCGGCCTTCAGTTGCGCACCTTCGGTGACGAGTTTGTCAGCGCTGATGTTCAGGCTGCCGCTGCCCTGCACGCCGGTGGTTTGCGCGGTGGTTTTGCCGGTGGTGTCTTGCGAGGTGCTGTGCGAGAAATCCACACCGCTGCCCGCGCGGTCGAGGCCGCCGGTGTAATAGAAACCGCCACCGGTGCTGCGGGTTTCGGTTGAGGTGCCGTGGCTGTCCTGCTCGGCCAGCAAC
Protein-coding sequences here:
- a CDS encoding class I SAM-dependent methyltransferase, with the protein product MDNQALKALFDQQSAVYDKQWSGMAPLRDALYLLLDSVFAGLPANARILCVGVGTGVEMAHLAQQFPGWEFTAVDPSGAMLDVCRQRAKEGGFLARCRFHEGYLDTLTDESGYDGATCFLVSQFLLEPQARIDFFHEIARRLLPGGVLANADLASDTASPAYEALLRHWMTLMASAQVPAQMLERARLAYARDVAILPAPQVAGLIESAGFEAPVQFFQAGLMHGWFCSRKAEINAG